gctgattacctaaaatgttcagttgttggttgtactattgaacacaagtggctgaacaggacagagcagcatggtcaacaacctggagggggtggggtgtgaagtggctcatttgcatttaaagggccagcactcaaaacgacctttctggtgtcattactgagaaatagggttgaagatggacctgtggagttgacctaatggagaattcagacccaagcatagtatttacagtttatgtagacctcaaagaaatgttttaaaatgcataattccatttaaaaaaagaaaaatatcactcctttaatgcacACTAATCATTCACTGTAACATTTCCATTTCAGCTTTTCTTCCATCTTCAAAGAGAGCGGACCTTTCCAGAATCCAGGGCAAGATTTTACATTGCTGAAATGGCCAGTGCACTGGGATATCTTCACTCTTTCAACATTGTATACAGGTATGTCAAGAGTTTAATTACATATGAATATGGTCTAGCTTAAATTGTGACTATATTAGtgccatatacagtatgtagtcTACTATATTTCTACTATTGCACTATTTTTCAGGGACTTGAAGCCAGAAAACATTCTTCTTGACAGTGAAGTGAGTATTcttgtttctgaaaaaatttgGAATAAATGTCATTTTAGTCTACGTGAATGTCAGCTGTCTGTTTTCTTGTGTTAGATGTTGTTTTAGACAGGATGCTGCTCATGTTCAGGGCTACAGTGGGTGCCCTAACACCAGCTGCAGACCGGGCCATAAGTCCAACATATACAGCACCCATTCATTATACCACCATCAGTGTCATTTCCAGTTCCAGTCGGACAGAATCCGTGTGATTGGATTAGCTCTTACTAATGATTTCCCTGCCTAGCCTTATTGAGAAAGTGAGGGACCGGTGAATGGGACTGACTGAGTTGTGCTACAGCCAACATTCCTGCAGCAACAATAGAATCCTCAGTCCCCTTGGATAATGAGCTGCTTGTGCGGCACATGTTGTCTAAAAACGTCTCTATGTCCTCTGTTTAAAGGGGCATATCGTTTTGACGGACTTTGGATTGTGCAAAGAAGGCATTTCCCAGACAGATACCACCACTACCTTTTGTGGAACACCTGAGGTATGACGGTACCAGCTTtttaaacataaaccacaggaaaaGTGTTGACAAGTAATGATTAGTAACCTTTTTTAGATAAAATTGGTTAATAATATAACACATAACAGTGTTCCTTGTTAGAGTTGAAGTTCAAGAAAATacacctttatattttatacagctGTTGAAATGTATTTGTTTGATATATAATAAGTTttattatgtttgttttgtactccCTATCAGTACTTAGCTCCAGAGGTCCTGAGGAAGCAGCCGTATGATAACACTGTTGACTGGTGGTGTCTGGGTTCAGTGCTCTATGAAATGTTGTTCGGTCTGGTGAGTTTTTAATTTTGATCTGTTGATAAATTCACTGCCTTGTACTTATTTAAGATTATTTGTAGGATAAAAGCAGAAATGTGTTGGACTAACTGGATGCTATAGTGAATTTGCTAGAGCGCTGAATGTAAAAGCACATTCACTCACtgccatttaattttttaaatttccagCCACCTTTCTACAGCAGGGATACACACGAGATGTATGACAACATCCTCCATAAACCCCTGGTGATGCGTGCTGGTGCATCCAGCACAGCCTGGTCTCTCCTCCAGGGTCTGCTGGAAAAAGACGGCACACACAGACTGGGGTCCAGGGATGACTTTGTGAGTTGGATTATTAACTGCACTGACCAAATCATGACATGTGGTTGAATTTTGTGATATTTgggctccctctagtggccaatTTGGATAGCTCAAGCCAATGATGCTAACGTTGCAGATGATAAAGATGTGTTTTCTATAAATACAAAATTATATTGAAATTTATATTGATTGTTCATTTTCAGAATGAGATAAAAGCACACAGCTTCTTCTCTTCCATCAACTGGGATGACCTTGAACAGAAAAAAATCCCTCCCCCATTCACGCCTACAGTGGTAAATGATTTTGCCTTTGGTGAAATAATACCTTTGAACTGAGTTTTCAATTTTTTCAGAAAGGCTAATTTAACTGTTACACATATGTAATGTGATGTATTATATTTGTTCTGCAATTGTGTCACCACTTAAATCATTATTAATTATCACAtgatttttctgctttttttccatGTTTACAGAGCTCTCTCTGCGATATCTCAAACTTTGACACAGAATTCACAGATGAGATGGTGCCCAACTCCATCTGTTGGTCACAAGATCATTCCATTGTCAACGCCAGTGTTATGGAGGCAGATGATGCCTTTGTGGGCTTTTCTTACGCCCCGCCTTCAGATGACTCTTTCCTCTGAAGTATCCCTAATAACCTGTTTACTCGCCTTAACCACCTTAACTTCTTTTGACTAAAGGGAAGAATTTATTCAATGGATGAATTTGTTTGATGAGACCAAAGCAACCAGCTgaggaaaaaaatgcacataaaacagattttggCTGGAACAAATGGTATCAGAaaagagttttttcttttttttttttttttttttaacaatttgtatttatataaatatatatatatacataacagATTATATTTTTAAGAATTTTGAACAACCACCTTCCATTAGTGTAATTTCTGGTGGTTTCTAAATCAAGCCTTTAGAAAGCCTTAAATTTGTCCCTTAAGTGAAATCAATGTGCAGTTTTCTGGTAAACTTGAACAGTTCAATGGACACCATTTGACTGTCATGGAAATGTTTGTCCatgtaattactgtaaaaaaaaaagacttatgtATCATTCATATTGACTAAGCTGGAAATAGGGATTTACTTGAGCGACCGCTGAATAAAGCATTTTGGTTTATAGGTCATTTATATAACAAAATTGTATTTACAGTTTGTGTTTGCAGATACtgaatttatgtattttattgtgtttattagtTTTTGCTCTTCTATGTCTTAACACATTTATTTCTAATTGCTAAAATAAGGAATTCATGTCGCTTTTATTTGCCCTGCATTAAAGTCTATACTCCGGCACAGAAATAAAATGTCAAAGGAAGTAATctgagtgtctgtgtgttttgtagatagatagatagatagatagatagatagatagatagatagatagatagatagatagatagatagatagatagatagatgctatATTTGCCTAAATGTGCTTCGTTATATTAAGATAAACATTGAGTAAAAGTACATATGTGGAATAGCTCTATAAAGTTTAAGTACTTTGGTAAATATACGGTAAATTATTGTATTGACTTCTTTTTTGTAACGTCATGGCATAATCTCGCGATACTAACGATCGTTACCAGGGCAACCAAGAGGAGCGCGCAAAAAGACTACGGAGCTGGCCCGAGCTTACCTGTCAAGAAGTCAAAATGGTTGACTATTTTTCGTTAAAAGAATCTGTTTTAATCTATTTAGATAGGAGTGGCGGCCTTCAGAAACTTGCTGAAGACTGCAAACAATTGAACGGTATGCCTGTATACTGTAAAGACCGAAAAATACTGTATAAAGGCTAGTTAAGATAAGTACAATTCCCAAAGCATAATTTTAGCAAGTAGCATAGTTAGCGGTAGTACTAAATTTCTCATCCCTTTCCAGATCCCCAGCAGACGGAAGCTGTGTACAGGTTTTGTGTCTGTGTAAATCCATCTGATGTGATTGAGATAGATCCTGAATTAGGTGACTGTGTCCTGCATGACCCCCTCAAAGCAACAGCCTTATTTCAGTCAGTAAGTGAAAACATTATTAGCTAAACCGAGATTGTAACCATTTACAATAACTTTAGATACACTCACTAAATTCGTCTTTCAGGTTTGCTTCCTAGCAATAAGGACACTTTCACTAGttgaaaaaatacatacaaagagTCAGGTATGTAATAAGTGCAGCTAATCTGGTCAGTGAATGCAACATGTTCATTGTAAGAAGCTTTATGTACACCTAGTTCACTAGATTATCAGTTCAGTCCAGTAACTTTTGCACATTCCCTTTAAGGTAAATGTAGTTCTGAAGCTGACACACCTGCCTCCTTTTCCTGAGTATACCTTGGACCTCTGTGCCTTCCCTCGCTCGTATGGCCCCATGAAGCCTGTCTTCATGGAGGGTGTAGTCATAGCCATGACAAGGGTCACAAAATACACTCAGGGGGCCAAGTTTCTCTGCATTAATGAAGACTGCCCCTGCTCTACAGGTGCCACTACTCCAAGAACTTATTCTGTTACTGTATTACATGTTCTTTCAAATATCCTCATGCAGTTATTAACCTTAGATGTTTTATACCATCCCCATAAAATAAGTATTCATAGAATCACAACTGCCTTAATGTTACATAGATTACATTTCCCTGGTGCTGGTTCTAGGATTCCACCACATCCGTGTCCATGTACCTGGGGCCACTGAATCAgctactgtgagaaatgacttcAGCTGCATAGTCTGCAGCTCCCCACTGAGGGAGGATATGAAGTTTAGAGTACTAGGAGGTGAGAGCAATGCTTTTGATGTCACCAGGGGTTTATCAAAATTAGCTCTGGGCACAGGGTACATATATAAAATGACCattgttatgttttatatttttatgtttgtttttggagACAAACAACTGGTGGAGCTAATGCATTACAAAGCAATGGATGTTCTGAGGGCTCATCAGCAAAGCTCACTTCGATACCAATCTGTCACTCTGTTTCTGAGAGGTATGTTAACGTCACTCAAACTAAAGATGGGGATAAGATTTTATCAAAGGACCAGTCTCTGATTATGTCATTATGTGCCCTATTAAAGGGGTATCAAAATATTCTGAATTTGCAAAGGCAGAGCTCATATAATTTCAGGTGCAGTGCAATAATAGTGTATTATCAAGATCATTATCAATGGcagtaagtttaaaaaaaaattccaaggcTATGGTAAGAATAATAATTTCAGCATTTCAGTGTTTGCATAACATAATAAATGGGTATCTTTATTTCtccctgctaaaaaaaaaaatgcagcttcAAATTAAAAGCCAAAGTTCTAAGAACATACTACATCAATATCCTCAAAACTTATTTGTGAGTCAGTCATTACTTTCATCCATTATGTTCACTCCCAGTGATGGATAACATGGTTGTTAACAGCTTATATTTACACACAGTCAGATGTTTTGAGGTTTGTCATTAATTTCTCTGACTTTCTAAATGAGGCTTACTTTGGAGCTGGAACTTAGCGGGGGAGagttcaaataaaaacatttttgtgcagcCAGCCGCACATGGTGCCTCATGTTGGGATATTAAGTGTTTCTGTCCCTTCTAACAACAAGCCAGTACCTCTGAGAGTTTAGCAAATCTCAGCACCAGGATTAACATATTCTGTTGACCCAGTCCTGTAGAGGAATTCAATCCACATGGCTCCTGTTACTAAACATATATGTTAATAAGTGCAAGGAACACTCATTAGCTGGCTCTGCGATTCACACACAGAGAAATCATTGTTCTAAAGACCTCACTCTGTGTTTGTCTTGGCAGTGGTTTGTAGGTGGCATGCATGTTTCTTCAATAATCCCTATGCAGTAAAGAACAACCCCTTTGAgtgatatttctttgtttttgctaTTCATATAGATGAGCTGTGTAACTCAATGAGAATTGGTCAGCTCTACAGTGTGGTAGGCATTCCTGCACATGTGCACCAGTGGCCCCATATTACCTGGAGTATAGAGGCAAATAACATTCAACCGTGGGAATCTGAATGTAAGCAGTAAATGTTGTATTAAATCCTGCTGAAAAAATTACCAAATGTTAGACAAGGGAAAAAGAGTGTACCCATCACAACTTACACAACATATGCTATGCTGAGACATGTCATGTTTCCCAACTGTATTTACAGATCCACATAAAGTTAGTGTCAACCTCCAGGAACTGTTGAAGGCTACAGCTGGTTCTCCTTGGAGGTTTTCGGCCATCATAGCTCATTGCTTTGGGTTGGATGTGGCTCCTCCAGGCCTGTACAACACTTTGAAACTGTGCTTGATGCTCAGCTTAGTGCAAACTAAAGTGGATGTAAAGGAAACATTTCACAGCCTTGATCTCCTAGTTATCACCACTGACACTCTCATAATAGACAGGTGATACCG
This genomic window from Sphaeramia orbicularis chromosome 20, fSphaOr1.1, whole genome shotgun sequence contains:
- the sgk3 gene encoding serine/threonine-protein kinase Sgk3 encodes the protein MEDHSSFPSVSIPCHDEQREGKKKRYTVYKVIVNVGQHEWFVFRRYAEFDKLYNTLKKQFPSMNLKIPAKRIFGDNFDPEFIKQRRAGLHEFIKRIVSHSQLCNHPDVRSFLLMDKLKRFSDASEDEDDKNSSTSRNINLGPSGNPHAKPTDFDFLKVIGKGSFGKVFLAKRKHDGKYYAVKVLQKKVILNRKEQKHIMAERNVLLKNVKHPFLVGLHYSFQTTDKLYFILDFINGGELFFHLQRERTFPESRARFYIAEMASALGYLHSFNIVYRDLKPENILLDSEGHIVLTDFGLCKEGISQTDTTTTFCGTPEYLAPEVLRKQPYDNTVDWWCLGSVLYEMLFGLPPFYSRDTHEMYDNILHKPLVMRAGASSTAWSLLQGLLEKDGTHRLGSRDDFNEIKAHSFFSSINWDDLEQKKIPPPFTPTVSSLCDISNFDTEFTDEMVPNSICWSQDHSIVNASVMEADDAFVGFSYAPPSDDSFL
- the mcmdc2 gene encoding minichromosome maintenance domain-containing protein 2 — encoded protein: MVDYFSLKESVLIYLDRSGGLQKLAEDCKQLNDPQQTEAVYRFCVCVNPSDVIEIDPELGDCVLHDPLKATALFQSVCFLAIRTLSLVEKIHTKSQVNVVLKLTHLPPFPEYTLDLCAFPRSYGPMKPVFMEGVVIAMTRVTKYTQGAKFLCINEDCPCSTGFHHIRVHVPGATESATVRNDFSCIVCSSPLREDMKFRVLGDKQLVELMHYKAMDVLRAHQQSSLRYQSVTLFLRDELCNSMRIGQLYSVVGIPAHVHQWPHITWSIEANNIQPWESEYPHKVSVNLQELLKATAGSPWRFSAIIAHCFGLDVAPPGLYNTLKLCLMLSLVQTKVDVKETFHSLDLLVITTDTLIIDRLMTYSLSLARRGVRHQPSGEVFASLSRDQHGAGTANIHGGSALLATGGICMLGDLGCYKKDKLDAIQSVLESRTVSVFIPGKKYGEDADQQLSFPVQCSFWALAEATDAARLSTRADNAVLGRAEMGPVQIQLADVFGLVIQCRDNVGDQALLAQTVHTLQQAVQPGKPVYPSCMTISTQDYQELIAHVQGLQVELSPGAEKLIHGYYMASRRVRTQSQAVNMSAASVKLLISLAEAHCKLCLRTRVLEEDAVIAVLLCENSVTLKHGTSALVIPPDAVFPCDVADVDGLHRRDLSLDELHQNILRFIYTYAPGANAYITEE